A DNA window from Parabacteroides johnsonii DSM 18315 contains the following coding sequences:
- a CDS encoding FimB/Mfa2 family fimbrial subunit, protein MKKGKIFTNCLFSIWTLSVILSFASCSADGDSTSIIDERVPLETEVPFSVILKAYSENSDITAKGDVKSTTLYVFDENNDFYKQITVDKDYLLQVKPVEISCPGSDKITVVAWAGLSSESEEISNMNRANIISDLQVSLKHNNGIANNLPGDLFYGQIVLHRSSTKATAQELKIERKVSSMSILTKGALKVFDSKEGNYYYKIKRTKSSFNCNGELTGNDIEYIIPATLNDNGNLTTGTFSILPADNMTIELYRDDVLVLSSENVKNSEIVAANKGEQTNIVFDLSRNNINVSVSDWGTVIQYVTVG, encoded by the coding sequence ATGAAAAAGGGTAAAATTTTCACAAATTGTTTGTTTTCTATTTGGACTTTGTCCGTTATTCTGTCTTTCGCAAGCTGTTCTGCTGATGGCGATTCCACTTCAATCATAGATGAAAGAGTTCCTCTGGAAACAGAAGTGCCTTTTTCCGTAATCTTGAAAGCCTATTCCGAGAACTCGGACATCACCGCCAAAGGAGACGTAAAAAGCACTACACTGTATGTTTTCGATGAAAACAATGATTTCTATAAACAAATCACGGTAGACAAGGATTATCTTTTACAGGTTAAGCCGGTCGAAATAAGCTGTCCGGGATCCGACAAGATCACCGTTGTCGCTTGGGCGGGCCTTTCAAGTGAAAGCGAAGAGATCAGTAACATGAACCGGGCAAATATCATTTCAGACCTGCAGGTGAGCCTGAAACACAATAATGGCATAGCAAACAATCTGCCGGGAGATCTGTTTTACGGGCAAATCGTATTACACCGTTCTTCTACAAAAGCAACCGCACAGGAATTAAAGATTGAACGCAAGGTGTCTTCTATGTCAATCTTGACAAAAGGAGCTTTAAAGGTATTTGACTCCAAAGAAGGCAATTATTATTATAAAATCAAGAGAACTAAAAGTTCTTTCAACTGCAATGGTGAATTGACAGGCAATGATATCGAATATATTATTCCGGCTACTTTAAATGACAATGGGAACTTGACTACAGGTACATTCTCCATTTTACCGGCCGATAATATGACTATAGAGCTTTACAGAGACGACGTTTTGGTTCTTTCTTCCGAAAATGTCAAAAATTCAGAAATCGTGGCTGCAAACAAAGGAGAACAAACAAATATCGTTTTTGATCTTTCACGCAACAATATCAATGTTAGCGTTTCAGACTGGGGTACTGTTATTCAGTATGTTACAGTCGGATAA